In a single window of the Terriglobia bacterium genome:
- a CDS encoding 2-oxoglutarate dehydrogenase E1 component, translating to MNSRTDFQGVNLGYVLELYERYLSNPNSVDAATRAFFENWHPPEEFQVAPEALPASQIEKIVGTVNLAESIRKFGHMDAALDPLGSGPRGDYSLLPQSHGVSEDDLRRLPAGLIVGPIAAGKDNALEVIQALREVYSSSTGYDYGHLRDPEERHWLHEAAESRRFRDPNDPVDAESLLERLTQVEVFEHFLHRTFPGKTRFSMEGLDMLIPILDELVGGAAEANVRNVLIGMAHRARLNVLAHILKKPYPEILAIFKDPVQARNFREDLGWTGDVKYHLGAQRAIKGGQEVGLVITMPPNPSHLEAVNPVVEGMARAAGTVVDRKGPPQFDPTRTLPILIHGDAAFSGQGVVAETLNFYRLPGYSTGGTIHVIADNQLGYTTAVVDYRSSYYASGLARGFKIPLVHVNADDPLACIEVARLAFAYRAKFGKDIVIDLVGYRRFGHNEGDEPGFTQPLLYEKIAAQPTVREKWAATLVQRGIVGKGRPEELVQCCMENLQKALESLKPADELAEEPPEPPPAGAALRAKTAVSIEKLRELNDSLLQLPEGFNLHRKLERAHSRRAKVLDDPDAKSIDWTTAEELALASILADGTAIRMTGEDVERGTFSQRHAVLHDVKTGRQHTPLQALPQARAAFEIHNSPLTENAVVGFEYGYSLQEPSRMVIWEAQYGDFINGAQVMIDEFLLTARAKWGLTPSLVMLLPHGFEGQGPDHSSGRPERFLQLAAETNLRVANCTTAAQYFHLLRRQASLLKVDPLPLIILTPKSLLRHPMVASSPRDLAEGSWQAVIDDAEVGGRQDEVQRLLLCSGKIYVDLVTSEYRQRRTNVVICRIEQLYPFRANEVRQVLDRYPKLQEVVWVQEEPENMGAWEFVRPMLSELVRNRWRLRYIGRSRSSSPAEGSTARHALNQEAIVQKAFSIQLAEQEEDMVLVEDIAEDSGRRDRADQNSRARTG from the coding sequence ATGAACAGTCGAACTGATTTTCAGGGAGTTAATCTCGGATACGTTCTGGAGTTATACGAAAGATACCTTTCCAATCCCAATTCAGTTGATGCAGCCACGCGAGCATTTTTTGAGAACTGGCATCCGCCTGAAGAATTCCAGGTGGCTCCAGAAGCGCTCCCAGCCAGCCAGATTGAAAAAATCGTCGGCACGGTCAACCTGGCGGAATCCATCAGGAAGTTCGGGCACATGGACGCGGCCCTCGATCCGCTGGGCAGTGGACCTCGTGGCGATTATTCCCTGCTCCCGCAGTCGCACGGAGTCAGCGAGGACGATTTGCGCAGACTTCCCGCCGGCCTGATTGTGGGTCCCATCGCCGCGGGGAAAGACAATGCATTGGAAGTGATCCAGGCGTTGCGCGAAGTGTACAGTTCCTCCACCGGATACGACTATGGACACCTGCGCGACCCGGAGGAGAGGCATTGGCTCCATGAGGCCGCCGAGTCGCGCCGTTTCCGTGATCCCAACGATCCTGTGGACGCCGAATCGCTGCTGGAGCGATTGACGCAGGTGGAAGTCTTTGAGCATTTTCTGCACCGCACCTTTCCGGGCAAGACCCGCTTTTCGATGGAAGGCCTGGATATGCTGATTCCGATCCTGGATGAGCTGGTAGGGGGCGCGGCTGAGGCCAACGTTCGCAATGTCCTGATCGGCATGGCTCACCGCGCTCGGCTGAACGTGCTGGCTCACATCCTTAAAAAACCTTATCCGGAAATCCTGGCCATCTTCAAGGACCCGGTGCAGGCGCGAAACTTCCGTGAAGACCTCGGCTGGACCGGCGACGTGAAATACCATTTGGGCGCACAGCGCGCAATCAAGGGCGGGCAGGAAGTGGGCCTCGTCATCACCATGCCGCCCAATCCCAGCCACCTGGAGGCGGTGAATCCAGTCGTCGAGGGGATGGCGCGGGCTGCCGGAACCGTGGTCGATAGAAAAGGTCCGCCTCAATTTGATCCCACGCGGACCCTGCCGATCCTGATCCACGGCGACGCGGCGTTTTCCGGACAGGGTGTAGTGGCCGAAACTCTCAACTTCTATCGGTTGCCGGGATACAGCACCGGCGGCACCATCCATGTTATTGCGGACAACCAGTTGGGATACACCACGGCGGTGGTAGATTATCGCAGCTCGTATTATGCCAGCGGCCTGGCTCGCGGCTTCAAGATCCCGCTGGTGCACGTGAACGCTGACGATCCCTTGGCGTGCATTGAGGTAGCGCGACTGGCTTTCGCCTATCGCGCAAAATTCGGCAAGGATATTGTGATCGATCTGGTCGGCTACCGGCGCTTCGGGCATAACGAAGGTGATGAGCCGGGCTTCACTCAGCCGCTCCTGTATGAAAAAATTGCCGCGCAGCCTACGGTCCGCGAAAAGTGGGCGGCGACCCTTGTCCAACGCGGAATCGTAGGCAAAGGACGGCCGGAGGAACTCGTCCAATGTTGCATGGAAAACCTCCAGAAGGCCCTGGAGTCGCTGAAGCCCGCGGATGAGCTGGCCGAAGAGCCGCCGGAGCCGCCTCCCGCCGGCGCGGCCCTTCGCGCAAAAACGGCGGTATCAATTGAGAAATTGCGGGAACTCAATGACAGTCTTCTGCAACTGCCGGAAGGCTTCAACCTTCACCGCAAGCTGGAACGCGCCCACAGCCGCCGCGCGAAGGTCCTCGACGATCCTGACGCAAAATCGATTGACTGGACGACGGCAGAGGAACTGGCGCTGGCCTCCATTCTCGCAGACGGAACGGCCATCCGCATGACCGGCGAAGACGTTGAGCGTGGGACATTCAGCCAGCGGCACGCCGTCCTTCACGACGTCAAGACCGGGCGGCAGCATACTCCTTTGCAGGCCCTGCCGCAGGCGCGGGCTGCCTTTGAAATCCACAACAGCCCGCTCACCGAAAACGCCGTGGTGGGGTTCGAGTACGGATACAGCCTGCAGGAACCCAGCCGCATGGTCATCTGGGAAGCGCAATACGGCGACTTCATCAATGGCGCACAGGTGATGATCGACGAATTCCTGCTGACAGCGAGAGCGAAGTGGGGGCTGACGCCCTCTCTCGTCATGCTGCTCCCCCATGGATTTGAAGGCCAGGGGCCCGACCATTCGAGCGGCCGCCCCGAACGCTTTCTGCAACTCGCGGCAGAAACAAACCTTCGAGTCGCCAACTGCACCACGGCGGCCCAGTATTTTCACCTGCTGCGGCGGCAGGCTTCGCTGCTGAAAGTCGATCCCCTGCCCCTCATCATCCTGACCCCCAAAAGCCTGCTGCGCCATCCGATGGTAGCTTCCTCGCCGCGCGACCTGGCCGAAGGAAGCTGGCAGGCGGTGATTGATGACGCCGAGGTTGGCGGGCGGCAGGACGAGGTCCAGCGGCTCCTGCTGTGCAGCGGCAAGATTTATGTCGATCTGGTGACCAGCGAGTACCGGCAAAGGCGGACCAACGTCGTGATCTGCCGGATTGAACAGCTCTACCCATTCCGCGCGAACGAAGTCCGGCAGGTGCTCGACCGCTACCCGAAACTTCAGGAGGTTGTGTGGGTCCAGGAAGAGCCTGAGAACATGGGAGCGTGGGAGTTCGTGCGGCCGATGCTCAGTGAACTGGTCCGCAACCGGTGGCGGCTGCGCTATATTGGCCGCTCGCGAAGTTCCAGCCCGGCGGAAGGCTCCACGGCCCGGCATGCGCTGAATCAGGAGGCCATCGTGCAGAAGGCCTTCAGTATTCAACTGGCCGAACAGGAAGAAGACATGGTCCTTGTGGAAGACATCGCAGAAGATTCAGGAAGGAGAGATCGTGCCGACCAAAATAGTCGTGCCCGAACTGGGTGA
- the odhB gene encoding 2-oxoglutarate dehydrogenase complex dihydrolipoyllysine-residue succinyltransferase, producing MPTKIVVPELGESVVEATVGQWRKKQGDHVAVGDVLVELETEKVDLEVGAERAGVLARIERKEGEDVKIGDLLGVIEEAPAEEAAPAKVDEAQPSEKVTSKAVEDRPEAGTAVASRREAQEEAAQAAPKRVVTPLARRIAEEHGVDLSRVRPIDAAGRIQKRDVESFLQARDTGTATAPKAETPASASGPAPQLVPEAPAGRPRLEERVRMSRRRQTIARRLVEAQHSAAMLTTFNEVDMTEVMQLRGRWKENFKRQHGVSLGIASFFVKASIGALRQFPHLNAEVQGTEMVLKRYYDIGVAVGASEGLVVPVLRDADQLSFAEIETAIKEFARKASSGEMTLEELRGGTFTISNGGVYGSLLSTPILNPPQVGILGLHKIENRAVPVEGKVEIRPMMYIALSYDHRIVDGMEAVQFLVRVKGLVEDPASLLFAL from the coding sequence GTGCCGACCAAAATAGTCGTGCCCGAACTGGGTGAATCCGTTGTGGAAGCCACGGTTGGACAGTGGAGAAAGAAGCAGGGAGACCACGTGGCCGTCGGCGATGTCCTGGTCGAGCTCGAGACCGAGAAAGTTGACCTGGAAGTCGGGGCCGAGCGGGCCGGCGTCCTGGCGCGTATCGAAAGAAAAGAAGGCGAGGACGTTAAGATCGGCGACCTGCTGGGAGTGATCGAGGAAGCCCCCGCTGAAGAAGCCGCTCCCGCAAAGGTTGATGAAGCCCAGCCTTCCGAAAAGGTAACTTCCAAAGCAGTGGAAGACAGGCCAGAAGCCGGCACAGCCGTCGCCTCCAGGCGGGAAGCCCAAGAAGAAGCGGCGCAAGCCGCACCCAAAAGAGTCGTGACACCTCTGGCCCGGCGCATTGCCGAAGAGCACGGAGTGGACCTCTCGCGGGTGCGCCCCATCGATGCGGCAGGCCGCATCCAAAAGCGCGATGTCGAAAGTTTCCTTCAGGCCCGCGACACCGGGACCGCGACGGCGCCGAAGGCGGAAACGCCTGCCTCGGCCAGCGGGCCCGCACCCCAGCTTGTTCCTGAAGCGCCGGCAGGACGGCCACGGTTGGAAGAACGCGTCCGAATGTCACGCCGCAGGCAGACGATTGCGCGCCGCCTGGTGGAAGCGCAGCACTCCGCCGCCATGCTGACGACATTCAATGAAGTGGACATGACGGAAGTCATGCAACTGCGGGGGCGCTGGAAGGAAAACTTCAAACGCCAGCACGGAGTCAGCCTGGGGATTGCGTCGTTCTTCGTCAAAGCCTCCATCGGCGCCCTTCGTCAGTTTCCCCACCTAAACGCCGAGGTCCAGGGGACCGAAATGGTCCTCAAGCGTTACTACGACATCGGCGTGGCTGTCGGCGCATCTGAGGGGTTGGTGGTTCCCGTGCTTCGCGATGCGGACCAACTGAGTTTCGCCGAAATCGAAACGGCCATTAAGGAATTCGCCCGCAAAGCCTCTTCCGGCGAGATGACGCTCGAAGAACTGCGCGGCGGAACATTCACTATCTCAAACGGCGGTGTGTATGGCTCGCTGCTGAGTACCCCCATCCTGAACCCGCCGCAGGTGGGAATCCTGGGGCTTCACAAGATCGAAAACCGGGCCGTGCCTGTCGAAGGCAAGGTTGAAATCCGGCCCATGATGTACATTGCTCTCAGTTACGATCACCGCATCGTCGATGGCATGGAAGCGGTGCAGTTCCTCGTCCGCGTGAAGGGGCTGGTTGAAGATCCCGCCAGCCTGCTGTTTGCCCTGTAA